The Patescibacteria group bacterium DNA window CTCTGTAACCAAAGAAGAGCGAAAACATATAGTTCACACACTCAAAGCGCTTCCACTTACTATTAATGGACTTATGGGGTTTGACAGAGCTGTGGTTGCAGATGGCGGAATAGTATTAGAGGAAATAGATATGCGAACAATGCGTTCAAAGAAAATTTCAAATTTATTTTTAACAGGAGATTTACTTAGCATAAATAGGCCATCAGGTGGTTTCTCACTTCAACTTTGTTGGTCTACAGGGTATGTGGTGGGGAATAACATTTAGATGTAGAGAGAACTAGAGATGCGGTAAAATAACATTATTAAAAAAAAGCCCGACTCGTTGTGCACGAGGAGCATCGTTTTGACAAAATAAAACTAATGAAAACAATCTTACAGGGCTTGTCCGACCACGGTTCCAGCCCGAAGATACCAGCCACTTAGGAATAGTTAGTGCCTCTGAAATATCCTTTGTTTGCCTACCCGAAATTTTTTCAAAATGTGACCTAAGAGCTTAGATCGCCATTGACTCGAACCTTTCTGGTAGATTGCTCTATCTAAATTTAATATTTCGAACTGTACACGATATCTTAGAAATTATATAATTTACATTTAATTATAAATTATTAAATATCATTATGTTTGATTTAACTAATAAAGTTGCGCTTGTGACAGGTGCGCGTCGTGGAATGGGTGCGGCAGACGCGCGTGCATTAGCTACGCAGGGCGCAAAAGTTATTATTACCGATATAGATGAAGGAGAGTGTCAATCGGTTGTACAAGAAATTATTAAGGATGGCGGAGAGGCAACTTATTTTAAAATGGATGTTTCAAATGCAAGTGAAGTGAATGATGTGTTTGATAAAGTTATAGAAAAATATGGACGTCTAGATATTTTGATTAATAACGCGGGCATCTATGAACCAAAGAAATTTCTTGAACTGACAGAAGAAGAATGGGACAAGACAATAGATATTAATTTAAAGGGACAGTTTTTGTGCGCACAGCGCGCCGCTAAAGAGATGGCAAAAAATAAATGGGGGCGTATTATCAACATTACCTCTATCGCCTCCGGACAAGTTGGCGTAGGTGTTGATGCTTCGGCACACTATACCGCCTCCAAAGGAGGTGTTACAGGAATGACGGAAACACTTGCAATTGAGTTAGCCCCACTAGGTATTAACGTGAATGCAATAGGGCCTGGAGTCATTGATACACCAATGGTATCTGCTGATCAAATTCCAAAAGAGCAAATGGATGCTATGCTCGCACGACTACCTATTAAACGCATGGGAAAGCCCGAAGAAGTTGCTGCTATGGTGGTATTTCTTGCATCAGATGAAGCAAGTTATGTAACTGGCGCTACATTCTTTGTAGATGGCGGCTGGCTTGCTACTTAGTTTATTTTTACAAAAAAAAAGACTTCTCTACACTTCTGTGTGCAAGATAATTTAATTTATCCAGACACAAAAGCCGCCCACTTGTGCGGCTTTTGTGTCGAATACCACTTCAATAGCGTAATAATTTTATTTGTGCATGTGTATGATTGTGTGGTATACTTTTAAAAAAATTGATGGATAATCCTACAAATAAAATTTCGGAAATCATTCAAAAAGAATAATTAATATAACAAACATTTAATTAAAAAATATGGAGGTAACAATTTTAGTCATTATATTTTACTTGCTCCTCATAGACAGTATTGGCGCGAATGTGGTTTCTTGGCTTGGTTTAAGGCAGTGGTATCGAGGAAACTTCAGTTTCATAGCTCGTCTGTTTCCTGCGACAAAAGGATGGACAACGTATTATTTACTCCTCGTTCTTTTTATCGGATTCTTGCTTTATAGATTTGGAGAATTAACTTTCTAAGTACACCAATTAAATTTTTGCTATTTAATATGAAGGGTTATATTACACAGATAGAAGAAGCAACTCTTAATAATACCGATTATCGTCGTGTTTTATATACGACAAAACAAAGCCAACTTGTTTTGATTCTGTTCTATTTATTCACCGTCAGAGCATAAAGATGGCACGGTGCATGCAACAAAGGCGGATGAGTCAGAAAACATTTTGAAGGGGTTACTAGCGAGTAGTATTTTGCCAAAAGATATTAACTTTTACTTATGTAAGTTATAATTTACAAAAATAAAATTGACATCATTTTTATCAATTAACAGTAATTTTAACAATATGCAAACAAAAACAAATATTTTAATGACAGTATTTCTTGGCCTAGCCTTTATTGTTGGTGCGGTAGGGGTTACCCCCCTCCTTACCCAAGCGGCAGAATCTCCAAGGGTTGACGTGTTAATTGGCTTTACCCAAGCGCCAGGTTTGAGTGGGGAAGCTCTGGTGCGAAGCAACGGCGGAAATATTAAATACAACTACAACCTCATTCCAGCAATTGCAGCCAGCATCCCTGAATCAGCAATTACAGGGCTCTTAAATAATCCCCGAATCACCAGTGTTGATTTAGATGGAACAGTCTACGCCATTGATGCTGAACTTGATAATACATGGGGAGTTAAACATATTGGTTCCGGTATTGTACATAACGGAGGCAACAAGGGCGCTGGTGTCAAAATAGCAATTATTGATTCTGGCATTGACTACACCCACCAAGATTTAGCCGTCAACTATGCCGGCGGATATGATTTTGTGAATAATGATACAGACCCAATGGATGACAACGGGCATGGTACTCATGTTGCAGGAACTGTTGCAGCCGGAGATGATAATCTTGGGGTTGTCGGCGTTGCTCCGGAGGCAAGTCTTTACGCGCTCAAGGTTCTCAGTTCTAGTGGGTCTGGCTCATGGAGCGACGTGATCGCTGCACTGGAATGGACAGTGAACAATGGAGTACATATCGCCAATTTAAGTTTGGGAAGCTCAGCTAATCCTGGTGATATCGTTGCTTCTGCTTTTGAAAATGCCGAGACAGCTGGCGTGGTGATTGTTGCCGCGGCAGGAAACGATGGAAATCCGCCAGGGCGAGGCGATAAGATCGGCTATCCAGCAGTTTACGGATCAGTTATTGCCGTAGGAGCCACTGACAAAAGCGACAAGCGAGCAAGTTTTTCAAGCACAGGTTCCGAGCTTGAACTCATGGCGCCTGGGGTGATCATTAACTCTACTAAGCTTGGCGGTGGTTATGTTGAATTCAACGGAACATCAATGGCTTCTCCTCACGTAGCCGGGTCAGCAGCATTAGTTATTGCAGCCGGCATTAGTGACACCAACGGCGACGGGCGAATTAACGACGAGGTTCGTCAAATTATGAATGATACTGCCATTGACCTTGGTAATACCGGACGTGACTCTAAATACGGCTATGGCTTGGTAAGTGTTGTTGCGGCAGTTGCGACAATAGCACCTCCTCCTGCCACAGGAACGATCAGTGGAACAGTGATTGATAATGATACATTGAATCCGATCGTAGGAGCTTCGGTCACTGACGGAACACGGCAGGCAACAACTGACATAAATGGCGCTTACACACTTACTAATGTTCCCGAAGGCACATACACAGTAACCGCGTCTGCAACTGACTATAACAGTGCTTCACAAATAGGCGTTGCGGTGGTTGCAGATACCATTACCACTGCAGACTTCACTCTCACAGCTATTATGTACGGTGCAATTGATGGCATTGTTACTGATGTAGATACCGGAAACCCTATAGAAGGGGCTACTGTAACAGACGGA harbors:
- a CDS encoding S8 family serine peptidase, coding for MQTKTNILMTVFLGLAFIVGAVGVTPLLTQAAESPRVDVLIGFTQAPGLSGEALVRSNGGNIKYNYNLIPAIAASIPESAITGLLNNPRITSVDLDGTVYAIDAELDNTWGVKHIGSGIVHNGGNKGAGVKIAIIDSGIDYTHQDLAVNYAGGYDFVNNDTDPMDDNGHGTHVAGTVAAGDDNLGVVGVAPEASLYALKVLSSSGSGSWSDVIAALEWTVNNGVHIANLSLGSSANPGDIVASAFENAETAGVVIVAAAGNDGNPPGRGDKIGYPAVYGSVIAVGATDKSDKRASFSSTGSELELMAPGVIINSTKLGGGYVEFNGTSMASPHVAGSAALVIAAGISDTNGDGRINDEVRQIMNDTAIDLGNTGRDSKYGYGLVSVVAAVATIAPPPATGTISGTVIDNDTLNPIVGASVTDGTRQATTDINGAYTLTNVPEGTYTVTASATDYNSASQIGVAVVADTITTADFTLTAIMYGAIDGIVTDVDTGNPIEGATVTDGIRQATTDTTGYYIISDVPEGTYTVTAGATGYQDASQPAAVTGGVTSTANFSLQAVTQASNVIVNSITYVTEGGKNSDKHLLITIAVVDDFGAAVSGALVSIDLSRDGSVIASGNGTTGTDGMLTFSLKNAKSRCYETNVTNVTADGLTWDGLTPANGFCK
- a CDS encoding SDR family oxidoreductase, whose product is MFDLTNKVALVTGARRGMGAADARALATQGAKVIITDIDEGECQSVVQEIIKDGGEATYFKMDVSNASEVNDVFDKVIEKYGRLDILINNAGIYEPKKFLELTEEEWDKTIDINLKGQFLCAQRAAKEMAKNKWGRIINITSIASGQVGVGVDASAHYTASKGGVTGMTETLAIELAPLGINVNAIGPGVIDTPMVSADQIPKEQMDAMLARLPIKRMGKPEEVAAMVVFLASDEASYVTGATFFVDGGWLAT